The sequence below is a genomic window from Sneathiella marina.
TATGGCGGACATCCAGCTGCCTGCGGGTGCCTCCCTCAACCGAACGGAAGAGGTGATGGAAGACGTGCGTAAGATAATCCTGGATACACCGGGTGTGACCAACGTTCTATATGTAAGTGGTTTTAGTCTCCTTGCCGGGGCCGGTTCCAACGGCGCGTTAGCCATCGGTATCCTGGAAGACTGGGATGAACGGGAAGGTGACGAGAAAAGCCTGAAAACTATTCTGACCTCTATAAATCAACAGTTCGCCGCTATTCCAAATGCAAATGCTGTGGCATTTAACGTGCCACCGATTCCAGGGCTTGGTACGTCTGGTGGCTTTGAAATGGAACTGCAGGATCTTGCAGCACGATCGCCGCAAGAACTTCAATCGGCCTTGGGCGGATTGTTAATCGCCTCAAACCAAGACCCCGTCGTTTCGCGGGTGTTTAGTCGGTATAACGCCAACTCTCCGCAGCTCTTTATCGATGTAAATCGCGATAAAACAGAAGCTCTGGGCGTTCCAATTTCGGAAGTCTTTATGACATTGCAGGCAAATTTGGGCTCGCTTTATGTCAACGATTTCAATTTGTTCGGTCGTGTATATCGCGTAATGATTCAAGCTGAAGCAGCGGACCGGAGTGATATTGAGGATATCGATAAGCTCTATGTGCGCTCGGACACCGGTAACATGGTTCCGATTACTTCGCTCATTGACGTGGAGCCGAGCGTCGGCCCACCCTCTATCAGCCGTTATAATCTTTATCCGTCCGCCAGCGTTAGCGGATCCAGCTCTCCAGGATACAGCTCTGGCCAGGCCATTCAAGCTATGGAAAAACTGGCTTCGGAAACACTTCCTGAAGGCTACGGCGTGTCATGGACCGGCACAACGTTTCAGGAAATCAAGTCAGCCGGGCAAACCGCGTCGATTTTTGGCCTTGCGATCTTGTTCGTATATTTATTTCTCGTTGCGCAATATGAAAGCTGGTCCATACCTGCACCGGTCATCCTTTCGGTTTCCGTGGCAATTGTCGGTGCAATGCTGGGAGCGACAATTGTCGGGTTGCCGCTCAATATATATGCACAAATCGGGCTGGTGTTACTGATTGGCCTGGCCAGCAAGAATGCCATTCTTATTGTTGAATTTGCCAAAGAACTCAGAGAAGACGGACACAGCATTTTTGATGCAACTGTCGAAGCCTCCAAATTGCGGTTCCGCGCGGTGATGATGACTGCCTTCTCCTTTATCCTCGGTGTATTGCCTTTGGTGTTTGCAACGGGGGCAGGGGCCGCGGGCCGGGTTTCTCTTGGTGTGATCGTTTTTACCGGTATGTTGGCGGCAACACTCATCGGTATAATCTATATTCCGATCCTTTATTACCTGTTCCAGACAACGCGAGAGCGCGTGAAGTCCATTGGAAAGAAATCACCTGATTTACCTGAGACGGGAGAAGGAAAATAGGGCATCAGTCAGCCATTGACTGAAGAGTATCCCGTTGCGTCCAACGCCATTTGTTGCTGGTGGACAACACGACCTTGTCTGTAATGCTTTGGATCTCTTTCGCAATTGAAAGCGGGACTGTTTTGGGGACTTTGGTGTCGGTACAGGGTCGTGCAAAAAAAGTCGAGTAAAATACACAGGCCGCGAGATAGGTCCCGATGACGTTTGGGTGAATATCATCGGAATATATCTCGATCCCGGGATGTTTTAGCCGAAAAAACTCCCACGCTTCCCCAACAGGCGCAACATCGGATTTATTGATTTTCGCCAATCTTAGATATGCTCTATTGACCCTTTTTTGCATCCCACCATAGCTGTTAAGGTCAGATGAAATATGGGCGTTTCCAGGATCACCTTTTTTTCGGGCCATGGTCATATAAAATACAATTACAGCAGATGGATTACTTTTTCGGGCTAATTCAACAAGTTTTTTAGCCGGAGCGTAAACGTATTTTTTAAGCTGTTTCTCTGCAAATCCGGGATATTGGCTTTGCTCCTGCAAAACAATGAAATCCCAAGTGCCCTCCATCAGCTCATCCAAGACTTTCTTGTTTTGCGCATGTTGAATTAAGCGACTGCCGCCGGGTGTAATTGATTGGTAGTCCATCTTGCGCTCGCCCGTATCGGCAATTTCGGAAATCATTTTCGGTAAATCGTTCGTATAG
It includes:
- a CDS encoding DUF4886 domain-containing protein, with amino-acid sequence MARYVFLLIVVLTGTYYFYSEYISVPKQKTRVLFIGNSLTYTNDLPKMISEIADTGERKMDYQSITPGGSRLIQHAQNKKVLDELMEGTWDFIVLQEQSQYPGFAEKQLKKYVYAPAKKLVELARKSNPSAVIVFYMTMARKKGDPGNAHISSDLNSYGGMQKRVNRAYLRLAKINKSDVAPVGEAWEFFRLKHPGIEIYSDDIHPNVIGTYLAACVFYSTFFARPCTDTKVPKTVPLSIAKEIQSITDKVVLSTSNKWRWTQRDTLQSMAD